The window AGTTCCTCCCACACGGAAACGCCGCGCGCCCGCGCCCGGCCCGCAATCGACTGCTCGCCGGACTGCTCGTAATCGGGATCATCACTCAGCATGAAGAGCTTCTCGGCGACGAACTCCATCGCTTCCAGCATCACATCGGCGATTGGCGGCACGGACGAGCCTTCAACCGCTACCTTGTCGGGCTTCTCGGAGAGGATCTGCGCCTTTACGCCTGCATCCTTCATCCGTGCCACCCGTTCTTCCAGCGGCAGATGCGCGATGGCCTTGTAGGAGGGATGACCCATGAAGGGGTGGAAGGTGCATTGCAGCCCCAGAAACACGCCAATCGCGCGCGGGGCGACCTGAACGCGCATGTCGACGCCCTCCGCGTTGAGTTTCTCAACGCCTTTGAGAATGTCGCGCCACTGATTGGGGGCGAGATCGCGCTGCATGAGGGAGATGGAGGCCGGGCGTCCGCCGCCCGCCTTCACATATTTCTCTACCACTTCCCACTCTTTCGGGAAGGCTTCCTCGGAACGCTGCAGGTCGAAGTCCGAAACTGCCTGCAGCACGCCATGGGTGAGGCCGTGGAAGGCTTCGGCAATGCCGGTCAGCTCCTTTGCGGTGGCCTCCGAGGCCGGCGTCCACTCGCCATCTGCGGTACGGTGCAGATCAGAACGCCCCGTTGAAAAGCCGATAGCGCCCGCCTCCAGCGCCTCGCGCACCAGCTTGCGCATTCTGGCTATGTCCTCGTCAGAGGCCTGCGCATCAAAGCTCGCCCGCTCATCCATCACATACACGCGCAAGGGATCGTGCGTAATCATGGCGGCGATATCGAGCGTGCGCGGCATGGCGTCCAGCGCATCAAGATAATCGGGGAAGCTCTCCCAGTTCCATTTCAGCCCCTCATGGAGCGCGGTGCCGGGAATATCCTCCACCCCCTCCATCAGGCGCACCAGCCGGTCATGGTCGGACGGGCGCACCGGCGCAAAGCCGACCCCGCAATTACCGACAATGGCTGTCGTGATGCCATGGTTGATGGACGGCTCCATGCGCTCATCCCAGGTCGCCTGCCCGTCATAATGGGTGTGGATGTCGATAAAGCCCGGCGTCACGATGCACCCTTGCGCATCGATCATTTCTTTCGCCTCGCCAAGACCTGAGCCGACCGCGCTGATGCGGCCATTATCGATGGCAATATCAGCCTTTACCGGCTCGGACCCCGAGCCGTCATAAACAAGGCCGTTCACGATTTTCAGCTGATGGATCATATCTGTCTCCTCCCCGGGAACATTGTCCCCCGGCCTGCTGGGCGCTGTCATACGCCTCCTGAAGCAGGCACGGCTGTTTTCTTCTTGCGCCAATGGTCCGTCAGGCGGAAGCCATAGGCAAGCCCTACGCCCGAAATCAGATGCCACACCCCCCAGACGGCAATGACCGCCGCCGCGCCGCCCAGCCCGCCAAGCGCGCCCAGCAGTATGACAAGGCCAAGCCCTGAATTCTGGATACCGACCTCTATCGTCATGGCGCGCCGCCCGCGCGCATCAAAGCGCAACGCCCATCCGGCCGCATAGCCCAGCATCAGCGCCATGGCATTGTGCCCGATGACGGTCGGCAGGATGGCGATAGCCCCCATGAGCAGCAGATCGGCATTGCCCGCAAGACTGCCGGCGATGATGAGCACAAGGATCACCATGGCGAGACCCGACATGAAGGGCCGCAGCCGCCGGGCGAGCGCTGCATGCCGGGACGCCAGATACATGCCCGCAGCCAGCGGCACGGCCAGGATCACCATGGTCTGCAGGACAAACGGCACGGCATCGACCTCCAGCGCATCCATCAACTCGCGCGTGGGACCGTAAAGCCCGCTCCAGAACAATATGGAGACCGGCGTGGCCAGCGCCGCCAGAAGGCTCGACGTTGCCGTCAGCGACACCGAAAGCGCGGTATCGCCCCGCCCCAGATGGGTAAAGAAGTTCGACATATTCCCGCCCGGACAGCACGCCACCACGATCATGCCAAGCGCTATCGAGGGCTGGGGTTGCAGCACCATGACCAGAGCCAGCGTCGCCATGGGCAGCAGCAGGATCTGCGTCACGGCAGCCCCGCCAAAACGCACCGGACGGCGCATCACCTGAACGAAATCATCCACCCGCAGCGACAGCGCCACGGTGAACATGATGACAGCAAGGCTGACCGGAAGAGCGCTCTGGAAGACAGGGCCGAGGCTGAGCTGGACCGCATCAAGGCTGGCGGGATCGGTCATCGGGCGCTCCCGGAAGCAGGACAAGAATAGGCTGCGCACCTTGGACGGTCCGACGCCGTTCTGTCGAGTACCGGCAATGCGGGCTTTGACCTTTGCACGGGACAGGGCATTCTGGACGAAAACAAGCTAAACCCTTGGGAGGGCGTTATAATGTTACGTTTTTTAACCGTGACGGCGGCCGCTGCGCTGCTCACTGCGTGCGGTGATCCGGCCGGCGGCCAGCCCGCCGCTCCGGCAGACGCGCCCGTCGACGCGGCCGCGCCGGAAACATCCGCTGATCAGACCGCCAGTGCCGACGGCTGGCCACCCGTTGGCGAGACCAGCGCGGAGATCACGCAGGATGATCTGCATTTTCGTATTTCGGTCCTGGCCGATGACCGCTTCGAGGGACGCGCACCAGCGGCAGAGGCGGGCGAACGGGCGGCGCAATGGATTGCCGATGAGCTGGCGCGTGTGGGTGTCCAGCCCGCCGGCACGCAAGGCTGGTTTCAGCCCGTCCCTCTGATCGAGGCCACGCTCGTCGAGGAGCGCTCGCGTCTCGACATCACGATCAATGACGGGCCGATGGGTCTGACCATGGGCCAGAACGTGGTTTACTGGAGCCAGAACCCCGAAGAACACGTGGCAATCGCCGATACCGAGCTGGTGTTCGTGGGTTATGGCGTCGTGGCGCCCGAATATGGCTGGAACGACTATGAAGGCCTCGATGTCGAGGGCAAGACGGTCGTGATCCTTGTCAATGATCCCGGCTATGCCCACCCCGATGCAGGCCGCTTCAACGGCGAGTCCATGACCTATTACGGCCGCTGGACCTACAAGTTCGAGGAAGCGGGCCGTCAGGGCGCAGCCGGCGCCCTCATCGTCCACCAGACCGCACCGGCGAGCTATGGCTGGGACACGGTGGTTGCCTCGTGGACGGGGCCGCAATTCACGCTCGACATGCCGCCTTCCGATCTGGTGCCCGTGCAGGGCTGGATCCATTTGAACGCCGCGCGCGAGCTGTTTGCGGCAACAGGCCATGATTTCGATTCGCTGGCCGAAGCGGCTGCGGAGCCGGGTTTCGCCCCCGTGGCTCTGGACGGAGCAAGCATGAGCGCCGAGCTGCACACCAGCCTCCGCCGCCTGACATCGAACAATGTCGTGGGTGTGATCGAGGGATCGGAGGCACCGGACGAATATGTGCTCCTGATGGCGCACTGGGATCATCTGGGCGTGCGGCTCAACTTCGCCGCCGACAACAATATCTATAATGGCGCGGTGGACAACGCGACCGGCACCGCCGCCATCATGGAAATGGCCGAGGCTTTCGCGCGTGGCGAGCAGCCGCGCCGCTCGGTTCTGTTCGTAGCCGTGACTGCCGAAGAGTCCGGGCTTCTGGGCTCGGCCTGGTTCGGCGCCAACCCGACCGTGCCGCTTAATTCCATCGTGGCCGGCCTCAATATCGATGGCGAGCTGCCTGTTGGCCGCACCGAGGATGTCGTGGTCGTGGGCTATGGCGCGTCCGAGATCGAGGACATATTGCGCGAGGAGGCCGAGGCGCAGGGTGGCCGCTATCTCACACCCGACCCCAACCCGGAAGCGGGCTATTTCTACCGCTCTGACCATGTGAGCCTGGCGCGCGTCGGCGTACCCATGCTCTATGCTGGCGGCGGCACGGTGCATGTCGAACATGGCCGGGAGTTCGTGGAGCGCGCCGCTCTGGCTTACCGGATGAACCGCTATCAC is drawn from Glycocaulis alkaliphilus and contains these coding sequences:
- a CDS encoding N-acyl-D-amino-acid deacylase family protein is translated as MIHQLKIVNGLVYDGSGSEPVKADIAIDNGRISAVGSGLGEAKEMIDAQGCIVTPGFIDIHTHYDGQATWDERMEPSINHGITTAIVGNCGVGFAPVRPSDHDRLVRLMEGVEDIPGTALHEGLKWNWESFPDYLDALDAMPRTLDIAAMITHDPLRVYVMDERASFDAQASDEDIARMRKLVREALEAGAIGFSTGRSDLHRTADGEWTPASEATAKELTGIAEAFHGLTHGVLQAVSDFDLQRSEEAFPKEWEVVEKYVKAGGGRPASISLMQRDLAPNQWRDILKGVEKLNAEGVDMRVQVAPRAIGVFLGLQCTFHPFMGHPSYKAIAHLPLEERVARMKDAGVKAQILSEKPDKVAVEGSSVPPIADVMLEAMEFVAEKLFMLSDDPDYEQSGEQSIAGRARARGVSVWEELYDTVIARDGKELIYLPIYNYTEMSYENVLTMMRHPQALIGLSDGGAHVGTVCDASFPSYLLKYWTQERTRGERIALPRAVQMLTSDIADFLGLNDRGRIKPGLKADINVIDLDNLKLEAPHMVADLPAGGQRLLQGASGYKATIVSGEVVVRDGSVTDARPGRLIRAGQQMAMAAE
- a CDS encoding bile acid:sodium symporter family protein yields the protein MTDPASLDAVQLSLGPVFQSALPVSLAVIMFTVALSLRVDDFVQVMRRPVRFGGAAVTQILLLPMATLALVMVLQPQPSIALGMIVVACCPGGNMSNFFTHLGRGDTALSVSLTATSSLLAALATPVSILFWSGLYGPTRELMDALEVDAVPFVLQTMVILAVPLAAGMYLASRHAALARRLRPFMSGLAMVILVLIIAGSLAGNADLLLMGAIAILPTVIGHNAMALMLGYAAGWALRFDARGRRAMTIEVGIQNSGLGLVILLGALGGLGGAAAVIAVWGVWHLISGVGLAYGFRLTDHWRKKKTAVPASGGV
- a CDS encoding M28 family metallopeptidase; amino-acid sequence: MLRFLTVTAAAALLTACGDPAGGQPAAPADAPVDAAAPETSADQTASADGWPPVGETSAEITQDDLHFRISVLADDRFEGRAPAAEAGERAAQWIADELARVGVQPAGTQGWFQPVPLIEATLVEERSRLDITINDGPMGLTMGQNVVYWSQNPEEHVAIADTELVFVGYGVVAPEYGWNDYEGLDVEGKTVVILVNDPGYAHPDAGRFNGESMTYYGRWTYKFEEAGRQGAAGALIVHQTAPASYGWDTVVASWTGPQFTLDMPPSDLVPVQGWIHLNAARELFAATGHDFDSLAEAAAEPGFAPVALDGASMSAELHTSLRRLTSNNVVGVIEGSEAPDEYVLLMAHWDHLGVRLNFAADNNIYNGAVDNATGTAAIMEMAEAFARGEQPRRSVLFVAVTAEESGLLGSAWFGANPTVPLNSIVAGLNIDGELPVGRTEDVVVVGYGASEIEDILREEAEAQGGRYLTPDPNPEAGYFYRSDHVSLARVGVPMLYAGGGTVHVEHGREFVERAALAYRMNRYHQPADEYNPDWDLSGLEEDTRLLYAVARRIADSDEWPNWYEGNEFRGLRDAMMADR